CTCCATTGATGTCAGCAGCTAAAGTAAATGGTAATTTACTACTTGCAGCTCCTAAAGTAACATTTGAAAATTCAGTCTTTTCTTTCATTACTAAACGGATTTCAGGCATACCTTTTAATCCGAAAATAAATGACTCACCATCAACTTCAAATTTCTCTGTGTTTTCAGGCATTAATTGCTTGAAGTTTTCAAGTTGAGTTAAAAACTCATATATCTCTTGTTGCGATTTTTTTACAGTAATACTGTTTCCTTCGATATTCATTTTGTTAAGTTTATTTGGGTCTTAAAGATTTATTGTTTCCACTCGCTTGGATTTAATCTCCAACTTTCAAGTGTTATTAATTCTTTTTCGTTAATGTAATTACTTTCTAAAGCTTGTTCCAGTAAAACTTCGTAGTTACTTAATGTTGAGAAATCAAGATTATGTTCTTCAAAAGTTTCAGTAGCTACAGAAAAACCATAAGAAAATATAGCTACCATTCCCTTTACATTAACATCAGCTTCTTTTAATGCCTTAATAGCATTTAAACTACTTTTTCCTGTGCTGATCAAGTCTTCAACTACAACCACATTTTGACCACTTTCGATAAATCCTTCAATCTGATTTTTTCTACCGTGTTTCTTAGGCTCTGGTCTAACATAAACAAAAGGTACTCCTAATTCTTGTGCTACTAAAACTCCAATTGCGATTGCACCTGTAGCAACTCCAGCGATAACATCAGGTTTTCCATATTTCTCTTCTACAAGCTTCGCAATTTTCTCTTTTAAAAAGTTACGAACTGGTGGATATGATAGTGTAACACGATTATCGCAGTAGATTGGTGATTTCCATCCAGATGCCCAAGTAAAAGGTTCATTTGGACTTAATTTAATAGCTTTAACTTGTAATAAAAGTTCAGCGGTTTTTTTTGCAGTATCTTTGTTTAAAATCATAGCGCAAATGTATAAAGTTTTTGTGAATGATAGACCTATAATATTTACTTCTTCTCCAATTAAAAATGGAGAATATCCTGTAATGGATTGCAAAGATATTATATTAAATGATGTTATTAAGCAGGTTAAGAAAGGTAAATTAAAAGGCGTGTATGTTTTTACCTCAAATCTTAAAGAATTTTGGGCTAGATTTTGTGTTGATTATCGATTAAAAAAGGCAGGGGGAGGTTTAGTCGTCAATTCTCAAAAAGAAGTATTATTTATTTTCAGAGCGAGAAAATGGGATTTGCCAAAAGGAAGAATTGAAAATAACGAAAATATACAAGAAACTGCACTCAGAGAAGTTCAGGAAGAATCTGGAATTTCAGAACTAACCATAGAAAAGTTTTTAATGAACACTTATCATTTATATCCATCTCAGGGAAAAGATAGATTAAAAATGACATATTGGTATGTAATGAATACAACTTCAAATACAATTCCTAAACCGCTGCTAGATGAAGGAATTAAAAGAGCTTCTTTTTTTGATAAAGCCACAATCCAAACTAATATTCTAAAAAGAACCTACATAAATATAAGAATGGTTTACAAGGCATATCGAGATTCAATCTTATAAAGCATCCATTTTTGCAGTTTAATATTCGTTAAACTGTCACCCTGTCATTATTTTTAATCATAATCTGTCAAAACAAATTGAAAAAAGTGTTGGCATGACCTTTGACATTTCCTTTTTGTAAAATTTTGACTAAAAAATAAAATCGATAATAAAGTTATGAGTAAAATTATAGGAATAGATTTAGGTACTACCAATTCTTGTGTTTCTGTGATGGAAGGGAACGAGCCAGTAGTAATTCCTAACTCTGAAGGAAAAAGAACTACACCTTCTGTAGTAGCTTTTGTTGAAGGAGGAGAAAGAAAAGTTGGTGATCCTGCAAAACGTCAGGCAGTAACTAACCCTACTAAGACAGTTTATTCTATTAAGCGTTTTATGGGGAATAAGTTTTCTGAATCTCAAAAGGAAGCAGAAAGAGTACCATACGATGTGGTAAAAGGAGATAATGATACACCACGTGTAAAAATTGATGATCGTTTGTATACACCGCAAGAAATTTCTGCGATGGTATTACAAAAAATGAAGAAAACTGCTGAGGATTACTTAGGACAAGATGTTGCAGAAGCAGTAATTACTGTTCCAGCATATTTTAATGATGCTCAACGTCAAGCGACTAAAGAAGCTGGAGAGATCGCAGGATTAAAAGTTCGTCGTATTATCAACGAACCAACTGCAGCTGCATTAGCTTACGGTTTAGATAAAGCTGATTCTGATAAGAAAATTGTTGTATTTGACTTTGGTGGAGGTACACATGATGTTTCTATTTTAGAATTAGGAGATGGAGTATTTGAAGTATTAGCTACTGATGGAGATACTCACTTAGGAGGAGATGATGTTGATGAGAAAATTATCAATTGGCTAGCAGAAGAGTTTAAAGCTGAGGAAAACATGGATTTACGTCAAGATCCAATGGCTTTACAACGTTTAAAAGAAGCTTCAGAAAAAGCTAAAATCGAGTTATCTAGTACAACTTCTACTGAGATTAACTTACCATATATTACTGCAACGGCTTCAGGACCTAAGCACTTAGTAAGAACATTAAGTAGAGCGAAGTTCGAGCAATTAATTGATGATTTAGTTAAAAGAACTATTGAGCCATGTCAAACTGCTTTAAGAAATGCAGATTTATCTACTTCAGATATTGATGAGGTTATTTTAGTAGGAGGATCTACTCGTATTCCAGCAATTCAGGAAGCTGTAGAGAAGTTCTTCGGGAAAGCACCAAGTAAAGGAGTAAATCCAGATGAGGTTGTTTCTTTAGGAGCAGCTATTCAAGGTGGAGTTTTAACTGGTGATGTAAAAGATGTTCTTTTATTAGATGTAACTCCATTATCATTAGGTATTGAAACAATGGGTAATGTATTCACAAAGTTAATTGATGCGAATACTACAATTCCAACGAAGAAATCTCAAGTATTCTCTACTGCAGCAGATAACCAACCATCTGTAGAAATTCACGTTTTACAAGGTGAAAGAGCAATGGCAGCAGACAATAAAACAATTGGTCGTTTCCACTTAGATGGAATTCCACCAGCACAAAGAGGTGTTCCTCAAATTGAAGTTACTTTTGATATTGATGCTAACGGAATTATTAATGTATCTGCTAAAGATAAAGGAACTAATAAAGAGCAAAACATTCGTATTGAAGCTTCTTCTGGATTAACAGATGAGGAAATCCAAAGAATGAAAGCTGATGCTGAAGCGAATGCAGATGCAGATGCTAAAGCTAAAGAAGAGATTGATAAAATCAATGGAGCTGATTCAATGATTTTCCAAACTGAAAAGCAATTGAAAGAATTTGGAGATAAATTATCAGCTGATAAGAAAGCTCCAATTGAAAGTGCTTTAGAAGAGTTAAAGAAAGCTCATGAGAGTAAAGATTTAGCTGCTATTGACGCTGCAATGGAGAAAATCAATGAAGCTTGGAAAGTTGCTTCAGAAGAAATGTATGCTGCTCAGCAACAAGCGGGAGGAGCTGCAGGAGCTCAGCCAGAAGGAAATGCTGAAACTGCTGATAGCAATGATAATGTAGAAGATGTAGATTTTGAAGAAGTGAAATAAGACTTTATTAAAATTGAATAAACAAAAAACCAGTTACACAATGTGTAGCTGGTTTTTTCATTTAGAAACAATTTTTGTTCATTCGGAAACATGTGTTGAGTTTATGTAATTGAAAAAGTATTTTCGTATGTTAGACTTATTAACAAATGCGTACGGCATATTTTAATCTTAATGACAGATATAAATAGGTACATTTTATTCATAATTCTATCAACTTTTCCATTTCTGGTTTTTTCACAGAACCCGGTGTCAATTCAATTAACGGAGAAAGATGGTCTTCCAGATATTGAATTTTATAATATTGTAGAGGATAATCAAGGGTTCATTTGGCTGGCAGCCGATAAAGGCTTGTTCAGGTATGACGGTAAGAAATTTAAAAATTATTCTCACCCCGATAAAAGAGGGTTATCTGTTTTTGGAGTAAAATTAGATAACAGAGGTAGAGTTTGGTGTAATAATATTTCTGGCCAATTTTTTTATGTCGAAAATGATTCCTTAAAATTGTTTACAGATTTAGGGCAACGAGCAAGAGGAGAATTAACGAATTTCATTTTCTATAATAATAAACTCGCTGTTTATTATTTCAGAGAAATTATTTTAATAGACTTAGACAACCCTAGTTCCATAAAAGCGATTAGCGATAATAATAAAACAATATCGACTTTCGTGCATCGAGATAGTCTTTTCTATGTTATTGAAGATAAAAAATTTAATAGTTTAGATGGAGAGTCTTTCAGCCAAATTAAAACTTTCAAAAATAAACTGCACTCCGATTTTTTTTATATTAATTGGAGGTTTATTCATTTTCAAAATAAAAAGTTCTTTTTGGGCTTAGAGCATTTAGCTTCTAAGGTAAAGAGACAAAATAATCGATTAGTTCTTGAGACGAAGGATAGTTTAAAGGAGGTTGAATTACCTAATGATCTCAAGTATACTCCATTTATAAATTACTTCAGATTTGAAGATTTACTCTGGTTAGCTACTGAAAATGGTGTTTTTTCATGTGATTATGATAATGGTAGAATAGTAGTTAAAGATCACTTTTTTAAAGGTAAAAGTATTACCAAAATAATAAAAGATAGAAATAATAATTATTGGTTTACAACCTTAAGAAATGGAATTTTCATTGTCCCGAATATTCATCTTAAAGAGTTGAAATTAGACTTTGAAGACGCAAATATTACGGCAATGAGCAAAGTTGGTGAGGATAAAATAATTTTTGGATCATCAAAAGGAAGCTTAGAAATTGTAAATATTAATACAGAAGAAAGAAAAAAACTTCCGAGATACAGGAAAAACAAGGTTTTTGCAATAACGCCTATAAATAACGATAGTATTATAGTGGGTTATCGTGGCTTTACTTCGCTAATAAATATTGATGAACTCAGTAATAAAGATATCACAAATTTTTTCTTAACTGGAATAAAAGATTTTTCATACATAGAGGATAATAAGATTTTAGTTGCATGTTATAACATGGCAGCAGAAGTAGCATTAGAATCTAAAGAATTTAAAGAAAGAAGACTTGCTTCATTTCGTTCGTATACTACTCATTTTAGTGAGGAAAATGACAGAAGGTATGTAGGCTATGTGAATGGAACAAGAGCGTATGATGCTAATTTTAATGAAATAGAAATACTACATAAAAACAAAGAAGTATTTACTATAGATACAGGAGAAACAAAGGATGGTACTATTTGGTTGTCAACTTTTAAAAATGGAATCTTAGGAATTCGAAATGATAGTGTTTATGTTAATTATACTATTGAAAATGGTTTGCTTTCAAATTTGACTAGAGAGATTAAGGGAGATGGTGATAATTTATGGATTTCAACAACAAATGGAATACAGGTTCTAAATACAAAAACGAAAAAATTTAGAAATTTAACGAGAAGAGATGGTATAAATACATATAACATTTCAGACATTATACCTTTTAAAAATAAACTTTTTTTTAGCTCGAATAAAGGAGTAATTGAAGTTGATAAGGAAAAGGTTTTTAAAGAAACAAATACATTAGAATTTGACTTTACAGATATATTAATTAATGATAAACGTCAAGAACTTAAAAAAAGTTATAGTTTAAAGTCAGATGAGAATAAAGTTCAATTCGCATTTCAAATTAATGGATTCTTATCTGAAGAAAACGTACAGTACACTTATAAATTATCGGATAAAAAGAACTCCGACAAATGGAATGCTGTTGATCAAAATATAAATCAAATTACCTTTAGTAATCTTGCTTCGGGAGTTTACGAATTTACATTAAAAGCAACAGCTATTGATAATCCTAAAAACGAATTTTCGAGAGTGATAAATTTTAGAATAGCTTTACCCATTTATAAGGAGTGGTGGTTTGTATTTTTAATTTTTTTATCAGGAGTATTAATTATATGGTATCGATTTAGCCAACGATTAAAAACTATAAAAAAAGATCAGGAAGTAGCCTTAGAAAAGGAACGATTACAAAAAGAATTAGTATCAACTAAGCTGGAAACTTTAAGATCTCAAATGAATCCGCATTTTACCTTTAATGCATTGAATTCTATTCAAAATCTAATCCTAAAAAACGATAAAAAAGAGGCTTATAATTATCTCACAAAGTTTTCAAACTTAATTCGCGATAATTTGCACTTAAGTACAAAGAGTTTTGTTGAGTTTGAAAAAGAGTTATCCTTAATATATAGATACCTAGAATTGGAAGAACTTCGTTTTAAGAGTAATTTCAGTTATGAAATTAAGGTAGATCAAGAAGTTGAAGATATTAAGATACCTACGATGATTATTCAACCCTATGTAGAGAATGCGATTAAACATGGGTTGCTTCATAAAACAAATGGTGTAAGAAAATTACGAATTGAGTTTTTTCTAGAGGAAAAAGTTTTGGTTTGTAAAATTATAGATAATGGAATTGGGATAAAAAGAGCAAAAGAAATTCAGAGGTCTAATAAAGTGAAAAGAAAATCTTTTTCGACAGAATCAATTCAAGAAAGACTCTCTTTTTTAAGGGATTATTATGAGACAGATATAGGTGTAGAATATCCGAATGTAAATGATGGAACTACCGTAATAATTAAAATTCCATTTTATTTATAGCATTACTCAGCTAAATCAGTTGGGAAGGTTTTTATAAGTAATTAGAAAGAAAATAACAGAACTGAATAATTTTATCAGTATCTCTAAGATTTAAATGAAACTAAAACTAAAAAAATATTTATACAATCAAGATGAAAACTTAAGCGGTTTAGAAAGTAAGCGAATTACTATTCTAAATTTCTGTTGTTTTCTGATGACCTTTGATATACTTTTTTTTACCATTAAAAGAGCTATTGAAAATGAATTAAACTCTCAGATTTTATTCAGCTATGTAACCTATTTAATGCTTTTTATTACAGTATACTTTCTGCAACAAAAAAAGTACTATGTTCAAGCACGGATATTATTTTTAATGTCCTTTGCGTTTGCTGTTTTTATGTTAACTCAAGTTCTTTTTATTCATGAAAACACAGAGTATAATTATTTGGGGTTACCAATATTAGCATTGTTTTTTTTCGATAGAAAATGGGTGCATTACGTTACTTTATTAATTGCAATGTTCTTGTTTTTTATTCCTTATTACATAACGGAAAATAGAAATTTAGATAACTTTATTCCAGCTGAAAAAGTTTTCCTTTTTATCATTTTGTTCCTGGTAGTAAAATTCTTTAAAGACGTGAATGAATCAAATGAGAAAAAATTGAAAAATGCATATGAAGAGTTAGAGGAAAATAAACAAAATGAGTTATCAAGTTTACGTTTTAAGCTATTAAAATCTCAGTTGAATCCACATTTTATGTTTAACTCAATAAATTCAATCCAAAATCTAGTTTTAAAAGGAAATAAACATGAAGCGTATGATTATTTAACGAAGTTTTCTTCTTTTTTAAGAGAGAATTTGAATACAAGTGAAAAGAGATTTATCACATTAAAAGAAGAGACTTTAGTTTTAGAGCAATATCTGGAAT
This genomic window from Tenacibaculum sp. 190524A05c contains:
- a CDS encoding SRPBCC family protein, whose amino-acid sequence is MNIEGNSITVKKSQQEIYEFLTQLENFKQLMPENTEKFEVDGESFIFGLKGMPEIRLVMKEKTEFSNVTLGAASSKLPFTLAADINGVSDNESNVQLKFESSFNPMMAMMVKKPLTSFINTLTDNLEKL
- the pyrE gene encoding orotate phosphoribosyltransferase produces the protein MILNKDTAKKTAELLLQVKAIKLSPNEPFTWASGWKSPIYCDNRVTLSYPPVRNFLKEKIAKLVEEKYGKPDVIAGVATGAIAIGVLVAQELGVPFVYVRPEPKKHGRKNQIEGFIESGQNVVVVEDLISTGKSSLNAIKALKEADVNVKGMVAIFSYGFSVATETFEEHNLDFSTLSNYEVLLEQALESNYINEKELITLESWRLNPSEWKQ
- a CDS encoding NUDIX hydrolase, whose product is MYKVFVNDRPIIFTSSPIKNGEYPVMDCKDIILNDVIKQVKKGKLKGVYVFTSNLKEFWARFCVDYRLKKAGGGLVVNSQKEVLFIFRARKWDLPKGRIENNENIQETALREVQEESGISELTIEKFLMNTYHLYPSQGKDRLKMTYWYVMNTTSNTIPKPLLDEGIKRASFFDKATIQTNILKRTYINIRMVYKAYRDSIL
- the dnaK gene encoding molecular chaperone DnaK; translation: MSKIIGIDLGTTNSCVSVMEGNEPVVIPNSEGKRTTPSVVAFVEGGERKVGDPAKRQAVTNPTKTVYSIKRFMGNKFSESQKEAERVPYDVVKGDNDTPRVKIDDRLYTPQEISAMVLQKMKKTAEDYLGQDVAEAVITVPAYFNDAQRQATKEAGEIAGLKVRRIINEPTAAALAYGLDKADSDKKIVVFDFGGGTHDVSILELGDGVFEVLATDGDTHLGGDDVDEKIINWLAEEFKAEENMDLRQDPMALQRLKEASEKAKIELSSTTSTEINLPYITATASGPKHLVRTLSRAKFEQLIDDLVKRTIEPCQTALRNADLSTSDIDEVILVGGSTRIPAIQEAVEKFFGKAPSKGVNPDEVVSLGAAIQGGVLTGDVKDVLLLDVTPLSLGIETMGNVFTKLIDANTTIPTKKSQVFSTAADNQPSVEIHVLQGERAMAADNKTIGRFHLDGIPPAQRGVPQIEVTFDIDANGIINVSAKDKGTNKEQNIRIEASSGLTDEEIQRMKADAEANADADAKAKEEIDKINGADSMIFQTEKQLKEFGDKLSADKKAPIESALEELKKAHESKDLAAIDAAMEKINEAWKVASEEMYAAQQQAGGAAGAQPEGNAETADSNDNVEDVDFEEVK
- a CDS encoding histidine kinase, encoding MSIQLTEKDGLPDIEFYNIVEDNQGFIWLAADKGLFRYDGKKFKNYSHPDKRGLSVFGVKLDNRGRVWCNNISGQFFYVENDSLKLFTDLGQRARGELTNFIFYNNKLAVYYFREIILIDLDNPSSIKAISDNNKTISTFVHRDSLFYVIEDKKFNSLDGESFSQIKTFKNKLHSDFFYINWRFIHFQNKKFFLGLEHLASKVKRQNNRLVLETKDSLKEVELPNDLKYTPFINYFRFEDLLWLATENGVFSCDYDNGRIVVKDHFFKGKSITKIIKDRNNNYWFTTLRNGIFIVPNIHLKELKLDFEDANITAMSKVGEDKIIFGSSKGSLEIVNINTEERKKLPRYRKNKVFAITPINNDSIIVGYRGFTSLINIDELSNKDITNFFLTGIKDFSYIEDNKILVACYNMAAEVALESKEFKERRLASFRSYTTHFSEENDRRYVGYVNGTRAYDANFNEIEILHKNKEVFTIDTGETKDGTIWLSTFKNGILGIRNDSVYVNYTIENGLLSNLTREIKGDGDNLWISTTNGIQVLNTKTKKFRNLTRRDGINTYNISDIIPFKNKLFFSSNKGVIEVDKEKVFKETNTLEFDFTDILINDKRQELKKSYSLKSDENKVQFAFQINGFLSEENVQYTYKLSDKKNSDKWNAVDQNINQITFSNLASGVYEFTLKATAIDNPKNEFSRVINFRIALPIYKEWWFVFLIFLSGVLIIWYRFSQRLKTIKKDQEVALEKERLQKELVSTKLETLRSQMNPHFTFNALNSIQNLILKNDKKEAYNYLTKFSNLIRDNLHLSTKSFVEFEKELSLIYRYLELEELRFKSNFSYEIKVDQEVEDIKIPTMIIQPYVENAIKHGLLHKTNGVRKLRIEFFLEEKVLVCKIIDNGIGIKRAKEIQRSNKVKRKSFSTESIQERLSFLRDYYETDIGVEYPNVNDGTTVIIKIPFYL
- a CDS encoding sensor histidine kinase, with the translated sequence MKLKLKKYLYNQDENLSGLESKRITILNFCCFLMTFDILFFTIKRAIENELNSQILFSYVTYLMLFITVYFLQQKKYYVQARILFLMSFAFAVFMLTQVLFIHENTEYNYLGLPILALFFFDRKWVHYVTLLIAMFLFFIPYYITENRNLDNFIPAEKVFLFIILFLVVKFFKDVNESNEKKLKNAYEELEENKQNELSSLRFKLLKSQLNPHFMFNSINSIQNLVLKGNKHEAYDYLTKFSSFLRENLNTSEKRFITLKEETLVLEQYLELEKLRFKENFEYKLNTFKNMEYINIPTMIIQPYVENAIKHGLLHKKEGLRKLEINFKIKDENLKCEIIDNGIGVIKSKEINKLNNLKKEQFVNEIIQERIAFLRDYYTKDVIVEYPEVDSGTAVILSIPYSILNEEENVTKTF